In a genomic window of Oncorhynchus kisutch isolate 150728-3 linkage group LG9, Okis_V2, whole genome shotgun sequence:
- the LOC109896624 gene encoding myogenic factor 5-like — MDVFSPSQVFYDSACASSPEDLDFGPGELDGSEEDEHVRVPGTPHQAGHCLQWACKACKRKSSTVDRRRAATMRERRRLKKVNHGFEALRRCTSANPSQRLPKVEILRNAIQYIESLQELLHEHVENYYGLPGESSSEPGSPSSSCSDSMVDCNIPVVWPQMNTSYGNNYSYTKNVSSGERGASSLACLSSIVDRLSSVDASAPAGLRDMLTFSPSSTDSQPCTPESPGTRPVYHVL; from the exons ATGGATGTCTTCTCCCCATCCCAGGTCTTCTATGACAGCGCCTGTGCCTCCTCGCCAGAGGACCTGGACTTCGGCCCCGGGGAACTGGACGGCTCAGAGGAGGACGAGCACGTCCGGGTCCCTGGGACTCCTCACCAGGCGGGTCACTGCCTTCAGTGGGCCTGCAAGGCCTGCAAGCGTAAGTCCAGCACAGTGGACCGGCGGCGGGCTGCCACCATGAGGGAACGACGCCGGCTGAAAAAGGTGAACCACGGCTTCGAGGCTCTGAGGCGCTGCACCTCAGCCAACCCCAGCCAGAGGCTGCCTAAGGTGGAGATCCTGCGCAACGCCATCCAGTACATCGAGAGCCTCCAGGAGCTGCTCCATGAGCATGTGGAGAACTACTACGGCCTTCCTGGGGAGAGCAGCTCAGAACCTGGGAGCCCCTCGTCCAGCTGCTCCGACAGCATG GTTGACTGTAACATTCCTGTTGTGTGGCCTCAGATGAACACAAGCTATGGCAACAACTACAGCTATACTAAGAATG TGAGCTCTGGAGAGAGAGGTGCCTCCAGCCTGGCCTGCCTGTCTAGCATAGTAGATCGCCTCTCCTCGGTGGATGCCAGTGCCCCAGCAGGGCTCAGAGATATGCTTACCTTCTCGCCCTCCAGCACCGACTCCCAGCCTTGCACTCCAGAAAGCCCCGGGACCAGACCTGTGTACCACGTATTGTGA